In a single window of the bacterium genome:
- a CDS encoding RnfABCDGE type electron transport complex subunit B, with product MFYAILVLAALGLGASLGLGVASKKLAINLDPRIEKLATMLPGVNCGGCAYAGCGAFAEAVINDGVPVTRCSVCDSSMIENICKEFGFEAGKFVRRVARILCAGGNNRVGKRFEYNGVMDCKAAALLAGGDKNCPYGCLCYGTCIAVCPFGALSEGPGGIPVVNDEKCTGCGQCVAACPRDIIKLVPLGRTIHILCSSKAPGKEVREVCPVGCIACKLCEQVCPFEAIYVQDNLAVLDYGRCEQCGLCVGRCRPRAIVNERSPAAAA from the coding sequence ATGTTCTATGCGATATTAGTTCTGGCGGCATTGGGGCTTGGCGCGAGTTTGGGACTTGGGGTTGCGTCCAAAAAACTCGCAATCAACCTCGACCCTAGGATAGAGAAGTTGGCCACCATGCTCCCAGGCGTAAACTGTGGCGGCTGCGCTTATGCGGGGTGCGGCGCCTTTGCCGAGGCGGTAATAAATGACGGCGTTCCCGTTACCAGATGCTCAGTGTGCGACAGCTCAATGATCGAGAATATCTGCAAAGAATTCGGCTTTGAGGCTGGCAAGTTCGTGAGAAGGGTCGCTCGGATACTCTGCGCAGGCGGCAACAACAGGGTTGGCAAGAGGTTCGAGTACAACGGCGTGATGGACTGCAAGGCCGCGGCGCTTTTGGCAGGAGGCGACAAGAACTGTCCCTATGGCTGCCTCTGCTATGGGACGTGCATTGCGGTCTGTCCTTTCGGGGCGCTCAGCGAGGGCCCCGGTGGGATTCCGGTCGTCAATGACGAAAAATGCACCGGCTGTGGTCAGTGTGTTGCGGCGTGTCCTAGGGACATAATCAAGCTCGTGCCGTTGGGGCGGACGATTCATATTTTGTGCAGCTCCAAGGCGCCGGGCAAGGAAGTCAGAGAGGTCTGCCCAGTGGGCTGCATAGCCTGTAAGCTCTGCGAGCAGGTCTGCCCATTCGAGGCGATATACGTTCAAGACAACCTCGCCGTCCTTGACTATGGCAGATGCGAGCAGTGCGGCCTGTGTGTAGGCAGATGCCGTCCACGTGCGATCGTGAACGAGCGTTCGCCCGCGGCAGCCGCCTAG
- the dusB gene encoding tRNA dihydrouridine synthase DusB, giving the protein MFSIGSVEVSGRLVAAPMAGISDNAYRQVSKRFGCDLVCTEMVSSEALVRNSRKTERLLRFDDFQRPISAQIFGAKPEVMAEAAAIVGSSGVDLIDINLGCSVPKILKSGSGVALMRAPDLLSQIIRRVVEAVEVPVTVKMRAGYERNSSDCVFVAKLAEEFGVSAVTVHPRFGVDRFRGKSDWSLIRRVKEAVAIPVIGNGDVDSPTAALRMLDETGCDAVMVGRAALGNPWLFKDIAVALDGGPVETTEPGRQEIGKVLLWHYRMTVHEAQGDPVRRFRKFAAWYSRSLPGSMGFRNWINSVRTDAAFRAAVVDFFNISDAE; this is encoded by the coding sequence ATGTTCTCGATTGGTTCCGTGGAGGTTTCGGGCCGGCTCGTGGCCGCGCCGATGGCTGGGATATCTGACAATGCCTACAGGCAGGTCTCCAAGCGATTCGGCTGCGACCTTGTCTGCACCGAGATGGTGAGCAGCGAGGCGCTGGTCAGAAACTCCCGAAAGACTGAGCGGCTGCTGCGATTTGATGACTTTCAGCGACCTATCTCGGCGCAGATTTTCGGGGCAAAGCCCGAAGTCATGGCTGAGGCTGCGGCGATTGTGGGGTCTTCTGGCGTCGATTTGATAGATATAAACCTCGGCTGCTCGGTGCCCAAGATTCTGAAGAGCGGCTCAGGTGTCGCACTGATGCGTGCTCCAGACCTGCTCAGCCAGATAATCCGCCGGGTAGTAGAGGCCGTTGAGGTCCCGGTGACGGTCAAAATGCGGGCTGGCTATGAAAGGAACTCATCCGACTGCGTTTTTGTGGCCAAACTAGCCGAGGAGTTCGGCGTATCGGCCGTAACAGTTCATCCGCGCTTTGGGGTGGACCGGTTCAGAGGCAAGTCCGACTGGTCGCTCATCAGGAGGGTGAAGGAGGCTGTGGCTATACCGGTTATAGGCAACGGGGACGTTGACAGCCCGACAGCAGCGCTGAGAATGCTCGATGAGACGGGCTGCGATGCCGTGATGGTAGGACGGGCTGCGCTGGGCAACCCGTGGCTTTTCAAGGACATCGCGGTGGCCCTTGATGGCGGGCCGGTCGAGACCACCGAGCCCGGACGTCAGGAGATCGGAAAAGTCCTCTTGTGGCACTACCGCATGACGGTGCACGAGGCGCAGGGCGATCCAGTGCGCCGGTTCCGGAAGTTTGCGGCCTGGTATAGCCGGAGCCTTCCTGGCAGCATGGGCTTTAGAAATTGGATCAACTCGGTTAGGACTGACGCTGCTTTTCGGGCGGCGGTTGTGGATTTTTTTAATATCTCGGACGCGGAATGA
- a CDS encoding type II toxin-antitoxin system HicA family toxin, translating to MSQWPSTKAQQLLAALLRIGWSVRRQSGGSHLVLCRAGFSDFVFAFHDHEEIGPRMLARIARRTGLTPQDL from the coding sequence GTGAGTCAATGGCCGTCAACCAAGGCGCAACAGCTGCTGGCCGCGTTGCTGCGAATAGGCTGGTCGGTTAGGCGTCAGTCAGGCGGTTCGCATCTAGTTCTGTGCCGAGCCGGTTTTTCTGACTTCGTATTCGCCTTTCACGACCATGAAGAGATAGGCCCACGGATGCTAGCAAGAATCGCCAGGCGAACCGGACTTACGCCCCAGGACCTCTAG
- a CDS encoding UbiA family prenyltransferase, giving the protein MSQVAIRPLLALARPFTLLAPFVGFLSAAVMAKHSLPPPPAYIGAIAAMLLNAASNGLNQIFDIEIDRINKPNRPLPSKRMTIHQASIAVLLLYGASIALAAFVNRTFLIIVLFTAFATYAYSAPPLRAKRICWLANLTIAVPRGLLLIVAGWASVAEVNAKEPWFIGMVFGLFVLGAASTKDFADMNGDRAQGCMTLPIVLGVRKAAWVVATSLVVPFLLIPVGVATGTLSGNHAALLIVSALLVAWGAYAGHLLVRRPEELATERNHPSWKHMYLILLFAQVGIGISYLL; this is encoded by the coding sequence ATGAGCCAGGTCGCTATTAGGCCGCTGCTTGCGCTCGCAAGGCCGTTTACGTTGCTCGCCCCATTCGTGGGGTTTCTCTCCGCCGCTGTGATGGCGAAACACTCCCTGCCTCCCCCTCCCGCGTACATCGGTGCCATAGCTGCCATGCTCCTGAACGCCGCCTCGAACGGCTTGAACCAGATATTCGACATCGAAATCGACCGCATAAACAAACCAAATCGACCGCTTCCATCCAAGAGAATGACCATTCACCAGGCCAGCATCGCGGTCTTGCTCCTTTACGGCGCCTCGATCGCGCTTGCCGCGTTCGTGAACCGGACCTTCCTTATCATCGTGCTCTTCACTGCCTTCGCAACCTACGCATACTCCGCGCCGCCGCTGAGAGCCAAACGTATCTGCTGGCTCGCAAACCTGACAATCGCGGTTCCGAGGGGACTACTCCTGATCGTGGCCGGCTGGGCCTCCGTTGCCGAGGTGAACGCGAAAGAGCCCTGGTTCATCGGCATGGTGTTCGGCTTATTCGTGCTCGGGGCCGCCTCAACAAAGGATTTCGCGGACATGAACGGCGACAGGGCGCAAGGCTGCATGACGTTGCCGATCGTCCTCGGCGTCAGAAAGGCGGCCTGGGTCGTTGCCACGTCCCTGGTCGTCCCGTTCTTGCTGATACCGGTTGGGGTTGCCACGGGGACCCTTTCGGGCAATCACGCAGCCTTGCTCATCGTCTCGGCCTTGCTCGTGGCATGGGGAGCCTACGCCGGACACCTCCTCGTGAGGAGACCCGAGGAGCTCGCCACTGAGCGCAACCACCCATCCTGGAAGCACATGTATCTGATCCTCCTATTTGCCCAGGTGGGCATCGGCATCTCGTATCTTCTCTGA
- a CDS encoding glycosyltransferase family 2 protein, producing MNIESSRRFAVLVAAYNAASTIKSVLEGARSHSPDTIVVVDDGSTDGTQDIANEHADLVLRHQTNLGKGAALITGLGYLQRHGYDVAITLDADGQHSVDSIPDLLARFIETDCELVLGCRPFSLGKMPFLRLLANRLSSFWVSAICRTKIRDSQCGFRLYKLSAIRLDELTTHGFDTETEILLQIYLRGSRIEQVPTPLIYKPDGQSHFRQLRDTLAIVRVIVRYLFGKR from the coding sequence ATGAACATCGAATCGTCCCGCAGATTCGCCGTCCTGGTCGCCGCCTATAACGCCGCCAGCACAATTAAATCTGTCCTAGAAGGGGCAAGGTCGCACTCACCGGACACAATTGTGGTCGTTGACGATGGCTCGACCGACGGCACCCAGGATATAGCCAACGAGCACGCCGATCTCGTGCTGCGCCACCAGACCAATCTCGGCAAGGGGGCGGCTCTCATAACCGGACTTGGCTACCTTCAGCGACACGGCTATGACGTGGCCATCACGCTTGATGCGGACGGGCAGCACTCGGTCGATTCGATCCCCGACCTCCTCGCTAGGTTCATCGAGACAGATTGCGAGCTCGTGCTTGGCTGCCGGCCGTTCTCGCTCGGCAAGATGCCATTTCTCAGGTTGCTTGCGAACCGCCTCTCGAGCTTCTGGGTCTCGGCAATATGCAGAACGAAGATTCGTGATAGCCAGTGCGGTTTTCGGCTCTATAAGCTCTCGGCAATTCGGCTGGACGAACTGACCACGCACGGCTTTGACACGGAGACCGAGATTCTGCTTCAAATCTATCTTCGTGGCAGCAGAATCGAGCAGGTTCCGACACCGCTCATCTACAAGCCTGACGGTCAGAGCCACTTTCGACAGCTGCGCGATACGCTCGCCATCGTTCGTGTCATCGTCCGCTACCTGTTCGGCAAGAGATGA
- a CDS encoding type II toxin-antitoxin system HicB family antitoxin, whose protein sequence is MIVEIDREDDGRWIAEIPDLPGVMQYGQTRDEAIAKAKALALRVFADRLEHGEQVPQVGEMFAVVA, encoded by the coding sequence ATGATAGTAGAAATCGATAGAGAAGACGACGGCCGGTGGATCGCTGAGATACCTGATCTGCCGGGCGTAATGCAATACGGCCAGACACGGGACGAGGCGATCGCAAAGGCAAAGGCTCTTGCTCTTCGCGTGTTCGCCGACCGGCTGGAGCATGGAGAACAAGTCCCACAAGTTGGCGAGATGTTTGCGGTTGTTGCGTGA